A stretch of Caenorhabditis elegans chromosome IV DNA encodes these proteins:
- the sqd-1 gene encoding RRM domain-containing protein (Confirmed by transcript evidence): MEATDNKINGNASETIKENGHSTKGNEDKKIFVGGISPEVNNEDLSSHFTQYGEVAQAQVKYDRTNGRSRGFAFVEFTTGEGCKLALAAREQTIKGKSVEVKPAKSRENKKVFVGGLPSDYSEQDLRSHFEQFGKVDDIEWPFDKQTKARRNFAFIVFEEEESADKASSQTKQTFGTRECDVKKAVPQGKRFPGAQGRMPGGRGMYGGRGGNNNSGWYAGWGQIGAMPYGATGAAWGDWYGNGYYGQQGAAHHNNSGSSQGYGSGYQRNNSGFDYQQAQGARQGNNGQPRFQQQPQQQTAQAQQF, from the exons ATGGAAGCTACAGATAACAAGATTAACGGTAACGCCTCTGAGACTATCAAGGAAAATGGACACTCGACGAAGGGAAACGAGGACAAGAAGATATTCGTTGGTGGAATCTCGCCCGAAGTGAACAACGAAGATTTGAGCTCCCACTTCACCCAATATGGAGAAGTTGCTCAAGCTCAAGTCAAGTACGACCGGACTAACGGCCGCTCCAGAGGGTTCGCATTTGTCGAGTTCACCACTGGAGAGGGCTGTAAATTGGCCCTTGCTGCTCGCGAACAAACCATCAAGGGAAAATCT GTCGAGGTAAAGCCAGCAAAATCGAGGGAAAACAAGAAGGTGTTTGTTGGAGGACTCCCATCGGACTACAGCGAGCAAGATCTTCGCTCTCATTTCGAACAATTCGGCAAGGTCGACGACATTGAATGGCCATTCGATAAGCAGACCAAGGCTCGTCGCAACTTCGCTTTTATCGTATTCGAGGAGGAGGAGTCCGCAGACAAAGCATCTTCCCAGACAAAACAGACCTTCGGAACTCGCGAATGTGACGTGAAAAAAGCAGTTCCACAAGGAAAACGGTTCCCAGGCGCCCAAGGGCGTATGCCAGGTGGTCGCGGAATGTATGGTGGACGTGGTGGAAATAACAACTCGGGATGGTATGCTGGATGGGGACAAATTGGAGCTATGCCATACGGAGCTACTGGAGCAGCTTGGGGAGACTGGTACGGAAACGGTTATTACGGCCAACAAGGTGCAGCACATCACAACAACAGCGGATCATCGCAAGGTTACGGAAGCGGATACCAGA GAAATAACAGTGGATTCGATTACCAACAAGCTCAAGGAGCCAGACAGGGCAACAATGGCCAACCACGCTTCCAACAGCAGCCACAACAACAAACTGCTCAAGCCCAACAGTTCTAA
- the sqd-1 gene encoding RRM domain-containing protein (Confirmed by transcript evidence), whose amino-acid sequence MEATDNKINGNASETIKENGHSTKGNEDKKIFVGGISPEVNNEDLSSHFTQYGEVAQAQVKYDRTNGRSRGFAFVEFTTGEGCKLALAAREQTIKGKSVEVKPAKSRENKKVFVGGLPSDYSEQDLRSHFEQFGKVDDIEWPFDKQTKARRNFAFIVFEEEESADKASSQTKQTFGTRECDVKKAVPQGKRFPGAQGRMPGGRGMYGGRGGNNNSGWYAGWGQIGAMPYGATGAAWGDWYGNGYYGQQGAAHHNNSGSSQGYGSGYQSFAGNNSGFDYQQAQGARQGNNGQPRFQQQPQQQTAQAQQF is encoded by the exons ATGGAAGCTACAGATAACAAGATTAACGGTAACGCCTCTGAGACTATCAAGGAAAATGGACACTCGACGAAGGGAAACGAGGACAAGAAGATATTCGTTGGTGGAATCTCGCCCGAAGTGAACAACGAAGATTTGAGCTCCCACTTCACCCAATATGGAGAAGTTGCTCAAGCTCAAGTCAAGTACGACCGGACTAACGGCCGCTCCAGAGGGTTCGCATTTGTCGAGTTCACCACTGGAGAGGGCTGTAAATTGGCCCTTGCTGCTCGCGAACAAACCATCAAGGGAAAATCT GTCGAGGTAAAGCCAGCAAAATCGAGGGAAAACAAGAAGGTGTTTGTTGGAGGACTCCCATCGGACTACAGCGAGCAAGATCTTCGCTCTCATTTCGAACAATTCGGCAAGGTCGACGACATTGAATGGCCATTCGATAAGCAGACCAAGGCTCGTCGCAACTTCGCTTTTATCGTATTCGAGGAGGAGGAGTCCGCAGACAAAGCATCTTCCCAGACAAAACAGACCTTCGGAACTCGCGAATGTGACGTGAAAAAAGCAGTTCCACAAGGAAAACGGTTCCCAGGCGCCCAAGGGCGTATGCCAGGTGGTCGCGGAATGTATGGTGGACGTGGTGGAAATAACAACTCGGGATGGTATGCTGGATGGGGACAAATTGGAGCTATGCCATACGGAGCTACTGGAGCAGCTTGGGGAGACTGGTACGGAAACGGTTATTACGGCCAACAAGGTGCAGCACATCACAACAACAGCGGATCATCGCAAGGTTACGGAAGCGGATACCAGA GTTTTGCAGGAAATAACAGTGGATTCGATTACCAACAAGCTCAAGGAGCCAGACAGGGCAACAATGGCCAACCACGCTTCCAACAGCAGCCACAACAACAAACTGCTCAAGCCCAACAGTTCTAA
- the lsm-8 gene encoding U6 snRNA-associated Sm-like protein LSm8 (Confirmed by transcript evidence), with protein sequence MTSTLDAYMNRMVNVVTGDGRVIVGLLKGFDQLINLVIEDAHERSYSETEGVLTTPLGLYIIRGENVAIIGEIDEELDKRVDLENVKAAPLAPIWIPQ encoded by the exons atGACTTCAACTCTAGATGCGTACATGAATCGGATGGTGAACGTGGTCACTGGTGATGGTCGGGTTATCGTTGGACTTCTGAAG GGATTCGATCAATTAATCAACTTGGTGATTGAAGATGCTCACGAAAGGTCGTATTCTGAGACGGAAGGTGTGCTCACGACACCATTGGGACTATATATTATTCGAGGAGAGAATGt agcgATTATCGGTGAAATCGATGAAGAACTCGACAAACGCGTTGatctggaaaatgtgaaaGCGGCCCCACTTGCACCAATTTGGATTCCCCAATAA
- the seu-1 gene encoding Protein seu-1 (Confirmed by transcript evidence) produces MSSIRNQNDNRRPTFRDHRTPQFSGRGGSGGGGRRLQNPAHYPQRRDMSPIRRSSAISPVRRSQDHRQRSPEVRRHRSPEKESKDAVVTSTGSSRGATSASVTSSSRRHESGERHRETHRREDKEKKPEKSTDRDADRSNNIAARIQAPVVSSSTHHHHSNRHENRKSTAVKRPAADNRPMTYSTDVSVSRHSENRRKSSSDVSRRHGDKEKRDRKREDVKKKSNGERSSSSGRRREEDHKRKSESSRKEKKDEDVKEKVVDENKVEDEAVEMQGLVEVDCCEEEETIEQAKEHGSDEPERPESHQSAHSAAVSNASHHSDSEEELDYEEDDIDVDLDGDIDVETMKMAARGDLKVDDTTDEDEINDVKDETMEEQKEDGEPEKKKPRTSENDDKDKKHHGSSSSNSHRRREDDKDRRQSSDHHKERRRSPATRQRATDHKESRRSEGTSTRVESAASAAAPPPPPSSSSSSKRSHEAAARIRAPSPPRRSFGDRGNRSDEHHGGSRHMDVGPQRRRLQDHRVRDDGRRVSSFEDRKRPERGFQDSGRRRRPSPPRGRPGEKVVQSYRNGV; encoded by the exons ATGAGCAGTATCAGA aaccaGAACGACAATCGTCGACCAACATTCCGTGATCATCGTACACCACAATTTAGCGGTCGTGGTGGTAGTGGTGGTGGCGGACGCCGTCTTCAAAATCCAGCTCATTATCCACAACGCAGAGATATGTCGCCGATTCGCAGATCTTCAGCAATTTCACCAGTCAGACGTTCACAGGATCATCGCCAACGTTCGCCTGAAGTTCGACGTCATCGATCACCGGAAAAGGAGTCAAAAGACGCAGTG GTCACATCGACTGGATCTTCACGTGGAGCCACGTCAGCATCTGTCACGTCGTCATCGAGAAGGCATGAGAGTGGGGAGAGACATAGAGAGACTCATCGTAGAGAGGATAAAGAGAAGAAGCCAGAAAAATCTACG GATCGTGATGCTGATCGTTCAAACAACATTGCTGCCAGAATCCAGGCTCCAGTCGTCTCATCGTCGACCCACCACCATCATAGCAACAGGCATGAAAATCGAAAGAGCACAGCAGTG aagCGACCTGCCGCCGACAATCGTCCAATGACATACTCAACCGATGTTTCTGTGTCTCGACACTCggaaaatcgccgaaaatcgTCTTCGGATGTTTCACGTCGCCACGGGGATAAGGAGAAAAGAGATCGGAAACGTGAGGATGTAAAGAAGAAAAGTAATGGAGAACGATCGTCGAGCAGTGGAAGAAGACGTGAAGAAGATCACAAGAGAAAGAGTGAGAGCAGcagaaaagagaagaaagatGAAGATGTTAAAGAAAAGGTTGTTGATGAGAATAAAGTAGAAGATGAAGCTGTTGAAATGCAAGGATTAGTGGAAGTAGACTGTTGTGAAGAAGAGGAGACTATTGAACAGGCAAAGGAACATGGTTCAGATGAGCCAGAACGTCCAGAATCTCACCAATCTGCTCACAGTGCAGCAGTCTCGAACGCCTCTCA tCATTCTGACAGCGAAGAAGAGCTCGACTACGAAGAAGACGATATTGATGTTGATCTTGATGGTGATATTGATGTGGAGACAATGAAGATGGCTGCAAGAGGAGATTTGAAGGTAGACGATACTACTGATGAGGATGAAATTAATGATGTGAAAGACGAAACTATGGAGGAACAGAAAGAAGATGGAGAGccagaaaagaagaagccaAGAACTTCAGAGAACGATGACAAGGATAAGAAGCATCATG GCTCATCATCATCGAATAGCCACCGTCGCCGAGAAGACGACAAGGATCGCCGCCAATCTTCGGATCATCACAAGGAACGTCGCCGTTCACCAGCAACACGCCAAAGGGCGACAGATCACAAGGAATCGAGGAGAAGTGAGGGAACATCTACTCGTGTAGAATCAGCAGCATCAGCAGCAG CGcccccaccaccaccatcatcatcatcatcatcgaaaCGGAGTCATGAAGCAGCTGCACGAATCCGAGCACCATCACCACCACGTCGTTCGTTTGGAGATCGAGGAAATCGGAGTGATGAGCATCATGGAGGAAGTCGTCACATGGATGTTGGACCACAACGTCGTCGACTACAGGATCATCGAGTCAGGGATGATGGAAGAAGAGTTAGCAGTTTTGAGGATAGGAAGAGACCTGAAAGAGGATTTCAAGATTCTGGACGA cGCCGTCGCCCTTCCCCACCACGTGGCAGACCTGGAGAAAAAGTCGTTCAATCGTACCGTAACGGAGTCTAA
- the seu-1 gene encoding Protein seu-1 (Confirmed by transcript evidence) → MSSIRNQNDNRRPTFRDHRTPQFSGRGGSGGGGRRLQNPAHYPQRRDMSPIRRSSAISPVRRSQDHRQRSPEVRRHRSPEKESKDAVDRDADRSNNIAARIQAPVVSSSTHHHHSNRHENRKSTAVKRPAADNRPMTYSTDVSVSRHSENRRKSSSDVSRRHGDKEKRDRKREDVKKKSNGERSSSSGRRREEDHKRKSESSRKEKKDEDVKEKVVDENKVEDEAVEMQGLVEVDCCEEEETIEQAKEHGSDEPERPESHQSAHSAAVSNASHHSDSEEELDYEEDDIDVDLDGDIDVETMKMAARGDLKVDDTTDEDEINDVKDETMEEQKEDGEPEKKKPRTSENDDKDKKHHGSSSSNSHRRREDDKDRRQSSDHHKERRRSPATRQRATDHKESRRSEGTSTRVESAASAAAPPPPPSSSSSSKRSHEAAARIRAPSPPRRSFGDRGNRSDEHHGGSRHMDVGPQRRRLQDHRVRDDGRRVSSFEDRKRPERGFQDSGRRRRPSPPRGRPGEKVVQSYRNGV, encoded by the exons ATGAGCAGTATCAGA aaccaGAACGACAATCGTCGACCAACATTCCGTGATCATCGTACACCACAATTTAGCGGTCGTGGTGGTAGTGGTGGTGGCGGACGCCGTCTTCAAAATCCAGCTCATTATCCACAACGCAGAGATATGTCGCCGATTCGCAGATCTTCAGCAATTTCACCAGTCAGACGTTCACAGGATCATCGCCAACGTTCGCCTGAAGTTCGACGTCATCGATCACCGGAAAAGGAGTCAAAAGACGCAGTG GATCGTGATGCTGATCGTTCAAACAACATTGCTGCCAGAATCCAGGCTCCAGTCGTCTCATCGTCGACCCACCACCATCATAGCAACAGGCATGAAAATCGAAAGAGCACAGCAGTG aagCGACCTGCCGCCGACAATCGTCCAATGACATACTCAACCGATGTTTCTGTGTCTCGACACTCggaaaatcgccgaaaatcgTCTTCGGATGTTTCACGTCGCCACGGGGATAAGGAGAAAAGAGATCGGAAACGTGAGGATGTAAAGAAGAAAAGTAATGGAGAACGATCGTCGAGCAGTGGAAGAAGACGTGAAGAAGATCACAAGAGAAAGAGTGAGAGCAGcagaaaagagaagaaagatGAAGATGTTAAAGAAAAGGTTGTTGATGAGAATAAAGTAGAAGATGAAGCTGTTGAAATGCAAGGATTAGTGGAAGTAGACTGTTGTGAAGAAGAGGAGACTATTGAACAGGCAAAGGAACATGGTTCAGATGAGCCAGAACGTCCAGAATCTCACCAATCTGCTCACAGTGCAGCAGTCTCGAACGCCTCTCA tCATTCTGACAGCGAAGAAGAGCTCGACTACGAAGAAGACGATATTGATGTTGATCTTGATGGTGATATTGATGTGGAGACAATGAAGATGGCTGCAAGAGGAGATTTGAAGGTAGACGATACTACTGATGAGGATGAAATTAATGATGTGAAAGACGAAACTATGGAGGAACAGAAAGAAGATGGAGAGccagaaaagaagaagccaAGAACTTCAGAGAACGATGACAAGGATAAGAAGCATCATG GCTCATCATCATCGAATAGCCACCGTCGCCGAGAAGACGACAAGGATCGCCGCCAATCTTCGGATCATCACAAGGAACGTCGCCGTTCACCAGCAACACGCCAAAGGGCGACAGATCACAAGGAATCGAGGAGAAGTGAGGGAACATCTACTCGTGTAGAATCAGCAGCATCAGCAGCAG CGcccccaccaccaccatcatcatcatcatcatcgaaaCGGAGTCATGAAGCAGCTGCACGAATCCGAGCACCATCACCACCACGTCGTTCGTTTGGAGATCGAGGAAATCGGAGTGATGAGCATCATGGAGGAAGTCGTCACATGGATGTTGGACCACAACGTCGTCGACTACAGGATCATCGAGTCAGGGATGATGGAAGAAGAGTTAGCAGTTTTGAGGATAGGAAGAGACCTGAAAGAGGATTTCAAGATTCTGGACGA cGCCGTCGCCCTTCCCCACCACGTGGCAGACCTGGAGAAAAAGTCGTTCAATCGTACCGTAACGGAGTCTAA
- the seu-1 gene encoding Protein seu-1 (Confirmed by transcript evidence): MSSIRNQNDNRRPTFRDHRTPQFSGRGGSGGGGRRLQNPAHYPQRRDMSPIRRSSAISPVRRSQDHRQRSPEVRRHRSPEKESKDAVVTSTGSSRGATSASVTSSSRRHESGERHRETHRREDKEKKPEKSTDRDADRSNNIAARIQAPVVSSSTHHHHSNRHENRKSTAVKRPAADNRPMTYSTDVSVSRHSENRRKSSSDVSRRHGDKEKRDRKREDVKKKSNGERSSSSGRRREEDHKRKSESSRKEKKDEDVKEKVVDENKVEDEAVEMQGLVEVDCCEEEETIEQAKEHGSDEPERPESHQSAHSAAVSNASHHSDSEEELDYEEDDIDVDLDGDIDVETMKMAARGDLKVDDTTDEDEINDVKDETMEEQKEDGEPEKKKPRTSENDDKDKKHHGSSSSNSHRRREDDKDRRQSSDHHKERRRSPATRQRATDHKESRRSEGTSTRVESAASAAGTEIQRIPSLLTMRIAAPPGIKKLETLYHSGSGGSSSSSSHSSEMIIVGETFSNRWCQCSCAHHLPTTSSAAAAAGSLDASPASSSSSSSNSDASVSRIPSLMSLRTPFNNSCLFLAPPPPPSSSSSSKRSHEAAARIRAPSPPRRSFGDRGNRSDEHHGGSRHMDVGPQRRRLQDHRVRDDGRRVSSFEDRKRPERGFQDSGRVSLSLKHL, encoded by the exons ATGAGCAGTATCAGA aaccaGAACGACAATCGTCGACCAACATTCCGTGATCATCGTACACCACAATTTAGCGGTCGTGGTGGTAGTGGTGGTGGCGGACGCCGTCTTCAAAATCCAGCTCATTATCCACAACGCAGAGATATGTCGCCGATTCGCAGATCTTCAGCAATTTCACCAGTCAGACGTTCACAGGATCATCGCCAACGTTCGCCTGAAGTTCGACGTCATCGATCACCGGAAAAGGAGTCAAAAGACGCAGTG GTCACATCGACTGGATCTTCACGTGGAGCCACGTCAGCATCTGTCACGTCGTCATCGAGAAGGCATGAGAGTGGGGAGAGACATAGAGAGACTCATCGTAGAGAGGATAAAGAGAAGAAGCCAGAAAAATCTACG GATCGTGATGCTGATCGTTCAAACAACATTGCTGCCAGAATCCAGGCTCCAGTCGTCTCATCGTCGACCCACCACCATCATAGCAACAGGCATGAAAATCGAAAGAGCACAGCAGTG aagCGACCTGCCGCCGACAATCGTCCAATGACATACTCAACCGATGTTTCTGTGTCTCGACACTCggaaaatcgccgaaaatcgTCTTCGGATGTTTCACGTCGCCACGGGGATAAGGAGAAAAGAGATCGGAAACGTGAGGATGTAAAGAAGAAAAGTAATGGAGAACGATCGTCGAGCAGTGGAAGAAGACGTGAAGAAGATCACAAGAGAAAGAGTGAGAGCAGcagaaaagagaagaaagatGAAGATGTTAAAGAAAAGGTTGTTGATGAGAATAAAGTAGAAGATGAAGCTGTTGAAATGCAAGGATTAGTGGAAGTAGACTGTTGTGAAGAAGAGGAGACTATTGAACAGGCAAAGGAACATGGTTCAGATGAGCCAGAACGTCCAGAATCTCACCAATCTGCTCACAGTGCAGCAGTCTCGAACGCCTCTCA tCATTCTGACAGCGAAGAAGAGCTCGACTACGAAGAAGACGATATTGATGTTGATCTTGATGGTGATATTGATGTGGAGACAATGAAGATGGCTGCAAGAGGAGATTTGAAGGTAGACGATACTACTGATGAGGATGAAATTAATGATGTGAAAGACGAAACTATGGAGGAACAGAAAGAAGATGGAGAGccagaaaagaagaagccaAGAACTTCAGAGAACGATGACAAGGATAAGAAGCATCATG GCTCATCATCATCGAATAGCCACCGTCGCCGAGAAGACGACAAGGATCGCCGCCAATCTTCGGATCATCACAAGGAACGTCGCCGTTCACCAGCAACACGCCAAAGGGCGACAGATCACAAGGAATCGAGGAGAAGTGAGGGAACATCTACTCGTGTAGAATCAGCAGCATCAGCAGCAGGTACAGAAATACAGAGAATACCATCGCTTCTTACGATGCGGATAGCAGCCCCTCCTGGGATtaagaaattggaaactttatATCATAGTGGTAGTGGtggttcttcttcttcttcatctcatTCATCTGAGATGATCATCGTCGGTGAGACGTTTTCTAACAGATGGTGTCAGTGCTCTTGTGCGCATCATTTGCCTACGACGTCGTCGGCAGCCGCAGCCGCCGGATCCTTAGATGCGTCCCCTGCTTCCTCTTCCTCATCGTCGTCGAATTCAGATGCATCTGTCTCGAGAATTCCGTCCCTGATGTCATTGCGGACCCCGTTTAATAACAGCTGCCTCTTTTTAGCGcccccaccaccaccatcatcatcatcatcatcgaaaCGGAGTCATGAAGCAGCTGCACGAATCCGAGCACCATCACCACCACGTCGTTCGTTTGGAGATCGAGGAAATCGGAGTGATGAGCATCATGGAGGAAGTCGTCACATGGATGTTGGACCACAACGTCGTCGACTACAGGATCATCGAGTCAGGGATGATGGAAGAAGAGTTAGCAGTTTTGAGGATAGGAAGAGACCTGAAAGAGGATTTCAAGATTCTGGACGAGTGAGTTTATCTTTGAAACatctataa
- the seu-1 gene encoding Protein seu-1 (Confirmed by transcript evidence), whose product MTYSTDVSVSRHSENRRKSSSDVSRRHGDKEKRDRKREDVKKKSNGERSSSSGRRREEDHKRKSESSRKEKKDEDVKEKVVDENKVEDEAVEMQGLVEVDCCEEEETIEQAKEHGSDEPERPESHQSAHSAAVSNASHHSDSEEELDYEEDDIDVDLDGDIDVETMKMAARGDLKVDDTTDEDEINDVKDETMEEQKEDGEPEKKKPRTSENDDKDKKHHGSSSSNSHRRREDDKDRRQSSDHHKERRRSPATRQRATDHKESRRSEGTSTRVESAASAAGTEIQRIPSLLTMRIAAPPGIKKLETLYHSGSGGSSSSSSHSSEMIIVGETFSNRWCQCSCAHHLPTTSSAAAAAGSLDASPASSSSSSSNSDASVSRIPSLMSLRTPFNNSCLFLAPPPPPSSSSSSKRSHEAAARIRAPSPPRRSFGDRGNRSDEHHGGSRHMDVGPQRRRLQDHRVRDDGRRVSSFEDRKRPERGFQDSGRRRRPSPPRGRPGEKVVQSYRNGV is encoded by the exons ATGACATACTCAACCGATGTTTCTGTGTCTCGACACTCggaaaatcgccgaaaatcgTCTTCGGATGTTTCACGTCGCCACGGGGATAAGGAGAAAAGAGATCGGAAACGTGAGGATGTAAAGAAGAAAAGTAATGGAGAACGATCGTCGAGCAGTGGAAGAAGACGTGAAGAAGATCACAAGAGAAAGAGTGAGAGCAGcagaaaagagaagaaagatGAAGATGTTAAAGAAAAGGTTGTTGATGAGAATAAAGTAGAAGATGAAGCTGTTGAAATGCAAGGATTAGTGGAAGTAGACTGTTGTGAAGAAGAGGAGACTATTGAACAGGCAAAGGAACATGGTTCAGATGAGCCAGAACGTCCAGAATCTCACCAATCTGCTCACAGTGCAGCAGTCTCGAACGCCTCTCA tCATTCTGACAGCGAAGAAGAGCTCGACTACGAAGAAGACGATATTGATGTTGATCTTGATGGTGATATTGATGTGGAGACAATGAAGATGGCTGCAAGAGGAGATTTGAAGGTAGACGATACTACTGATGAGGATGAAATTAATGATGTGAAAGACGAAACTATGGAGGAACAGAAAGAAGATGGAGAGccagaaaagaagaagccaAGAACTTCAGAGAACGATGACAAGGATAAGAAGCATCATG GCTCATCATCATCGAATAGCCACCGTCGCCGAGAAGACGACAAGGATCGCCGCCAATCTTCGGATCATCACAAGGAACGTCGCCGTTCACCAGCAACACGCCAAAGGGCGACAGATCACAAGGAATCGAGGAGAAGTGAGGGAACATCTACTCGTGTAGAATCAGCAGCATCAGCAGCAGGTACAGAAATACAGAGAATACCATCGCTTCTTACGATGCGGATAGCAGCCCCTCCTGGGATtaagaaattggaaactttatATCATAGTGGTAGTGGtggttcttcttcttcttcatctcatTCATCTGAGATGATCATCGTCGGTGAGACGTTTTCTAACAGATGGTGTCAGTGCTCTTGTGCGCATCATTTGCCTACGACGTCGTCGGCAGCCGCAGCCGCCGGATCCTTAGATGCGTCCCCTGCTTCCTCTTCCTCATCGTCGTCGAATTCAGATGCATCTGTCTCGAGAATTCCGTCCCTGATGTCATTGCGGACCCCGTTTAATAACAGCTGCCTCTTTTTAGCGcccccaccaccaccatcatcatcatcatcatcgaaaCGGAGTCATGAAGCAGCTGCACGAATCCGAGCACCATCACCACCACGTCGTTCGTTTGGAGATCGAGGAAATCGGAGTGATGAGCATCATGGAGGAAGTCGTCACATGGATGTTGGACCACAACGTCGTCGACTACAGGATCATCGAGTCAGGGATGATGGAAGAAGAGTTAGCAGTTTTGAGGATAGGAAGAGACCTGAAAGAGGATTTCAAGATTCTGGACGA cGCCGTCGCCCTTCCCCACCACGTGGCAGACCTGGAGAAAAAGTCGTTCAATCGTACCGTAACGGAGTCTAA
- the seu-1 gene encoding Protein seu-1 (Confirmed by transcript evidence) — MTYSTDVSVSRHSENRRKSSSDVSRRHGDKEKRDRKREDVKKKSNGERSSSSGRRREEDHKRKSESSRKEKKDEDVKEKVVDENKVEDEAVEMQGLVEVDCCEEEETIEQAKEHGSDEPERPESHQSAHSAAVSNASHHSDSEEELDYEEDDIDVDLDGDIDVETMKMAARGDLKVDDTTDEDEINDVKDETMEEQKEDGEPEKKKPRTSENDDKDKKHHGSSSSNSHRRREDDKDRRQSSDHHKERRRSPATRQRATDHKESRRSEGTSTRVESAASAAAPPPPPSSSSSSKRSHEAAARIRAPSPPRRSFGDRGNRSDEHHGGSRHMDVGPQRRRLQDHRVRDDGRRVSSFEDRKRPERGFQDSGRRRRPSPPRGRPGEKVVQSYRNGV; from the exons ATGACATACTCAACCGATGTTTCTGTGTCTCGACACTCggaaaatcgccgaaaatcgTCTTCGGATGTTTCACGTCGCCACGGGGATAAGGAGAAAAGAGATCGGAAACGTGAGGATGTAAAGAAGAAAAGTAATGGAGAACGATCGTCGAGCAGTGGAAGAAGACGTGAAGAAGATCACAAGAGAAAGAGTGAGAGCAGcagaaaagagaagaaagatGAAGATGTTAAAGAAAAGGTTGTTGATGAGAATAAAGTAGAAGATGAAGCTGTTGAAATGCAAGGATTAGTGGAAGTAGACTGTTGTGAAGAAGAGGAGACTATTGAACAGGCAAAGGAACATGGTTCAGATGAGCCAGAACGTCCAGAATCTCACCAATCTGCTCACAGTGCAGCAGTCTCGAACGCCTCTCA tCATTCTGACAGCGAAGAAGAGCTCGACTACGAAGAAGACGATATTGATGTTGATCTTGATGGTGATATTGATGTGGAGACAATGAAGATGGCTGCAAGAGGAGATTTGAAGGTAGACGATACTACTGATGAGGATGAAATTAATGATGTGAAAGACGAAACTATGGAGGAACAGAAAGAAGATGGAGAGccagaaaagaagaagccaAGAACTTCAGAGAACGATGACAAGGATAAGAAGCATCATG GCTCATCATCATCGAATAGCCACCGTCGCCGAGAAGACGACAAGGATCGCCGCCAATCTTCGGATCATCACAAGGAACGTCGCCGTTCACCAGCAACACGCCAAAGGGCGACAGATCACAAGGAATCGAGGAGAAGTGAGGGAACATCTACTCGTGTAGAATCAGCAGCATCAGCAGCAG CGcccccaccaccaccatcatcatcatcatcatcgaaaCGGAGTCATGAAGCAGCTGCACGAATCCGAGCACCATCACCACCACGTCGTTCGTTTGGAGATCGAGGAAATCGGAGTGATGAGCATCATGGAGGAAGTCGTCACATGGATGTTGGACCACAACGTCGTCGACTACAGGATCATCGAGTCAGGGATGATGGAAGAAGAGTTAGCAGTTTTGAGGATAGGAAGAGACCTGAAAGAGGATTTCAAGATTCTGGACGA cGCCGTCGCCCTTCCCCACCACGTGGCAGACCTGGAGAAAAAGTCGTTCAATCGTACCGTAACGGAGTCTAA